One genomic segment of Candidatus Nitrospira nitrificans includes these proteins:
- a CDS encoding cadherin-like beta sandwich domain-containing protein: protein MRRFFIIPIRYVVITLFAGATNLGLHGCTDTGSIDPGPQLAGLSVSSASLQPPFARETTGYIVDLPGNSPDLTVLATKSDPNDVLSGAITAPAGQATGQTTISPPGPGSTKDISLTVTSPDGRAKIYTITLRAITLGWDNTLRSLTLSPGALSPAFSAGTQDYRVNVAAAVTEVTVSATKSDPTAVISGDVPNEGRATIILNGPGTTKVVSIVVTAPNGTSRAYTITVVRAAPSSDDALSGLIVSPGSLDPDFASGILNYRVDVDNNVDRVLISATKSDPNATMFAFGSVIATAGTPTGQVSLPLDGRRTEADITVTAQDGLSTNSYTITVIRSRR, encoded by the coding sequence ATGCGACGATTCTTCATCATCCCAATACGGTATGTGGTCATCACTCTTTTCGCCGGAGCCACCAACTTGGGTCTGCATGGCTGCACGGACACAGGATCGATTGATCCAGGCCCTCAACTTGCCGGCCTCTCGGTCTCCAGCGCATCGCTTCAACCGCCGTTCGCCCGCGAAACGACCGGATACATCGTTGATTTGCCCGGCAACAGCCCTGACCTAACCGTCTTGGCAACCAAGTCCGATCCGAATGACGTATTGTCTGGTGCGATCACTGCCCCAGCAGGGCAAGCTACCGGGCAAACAACGATTTCACCCCCTGGCCCTGGGTCAACCAAAGATATCTCACTGACCGTCACGTCCCCGGATGGAAGAGCCAAGATCTACACGATTACCCTGAGAGCGATAACTCTTGGCTGGGATAACACTCTTCGGAGTTTGACCCTGTCGCCAGGTGCCTTATCTCCTGCCTTTTCCGCAGGAACTCAGGACTACCGTGTGAACGTAGCCGCCGCTGTCACCGAGGTAACCGTCTCGGCAACCAAGTCTGATCCAACCGCCGTGATATCGGGTGATGTACCGAACGAAGGACGAGCGACGATCATACTCAACGGGCCAGGAACAACGAAGGTGGTGTCGATTGTCGTCACGGCGCCGAATGGAACCTCAAGGGCCTACACCATCACCGTGGTACGAGCGGCCCCTTCGAGCGATGATGCTCTATCCGGCTTGATTGTGAGCCCAGGTTCACTGGACCCTGATTTTGCTTCGGGAATCTTGAACTACCGAGTTGATGTTGATAATAACGTGGACCGTGTGCTCATCTCGGCCACGAAGTCCGATCCGAATGCGACGATGTTCGCGTTTGGTTCAGTGATCGCCACGGCAGGAACACCCACGGGGCAGGTATCCCTCCCACTGGACGGGAGACGCACCGAGGCCGACATCACCGTGACCGCTCAAGACGGCCTGAGTACAAATTCTTATACCATCACCGTCATCCGATCTCGCCGATAG
- a CDS encoding cadherin-like beta sandwich domain-containing protein has protein sequence MHRTLTVARQCFAGILSLTIVLSASGCKDTGSISEGPQVRLSGLSVSEPGLQPAFSSAITAYTLTVPSTVDSVTVTATPENSNAGITIAGTVTRSLSVNLNPPGSSKDITITLTDQSGSQSSYVITVNRAAPLSGNNELSNLTVSSGSLTPGFSPGTLSYVVDVATGVTSVDIAATKSDPNAVVSGDLPNSGQATIPLDGPGSSKTVSITVTAPNQVSRTYRITINRLAPSNNADLSALSVSAGILNPGFAAGTPTYTVTVPAGIDSMTVTATKSDPNAVMSASGSVIAPAGTLTGSVSGSLGLGTTTLFTITVIAQDGVSTKQYSITVFRDLR, from the coding sequence ATGCACCGTACACTCACCGTCGCTCGACAATGTTTCGCCGGCATTCTTTCCTTGACCATCGTCCTCAGCGCCTCCGGCTGCAAAGATACGGGATCGATCTCGGAGGGACCACAGGTACGGCTTTCCGGCTTGTCGGTCTCCGAGCCCGGACTCCAACCGGCTTTTTCGAGCGCAATCACCGCCTATACGCTCACTGTTCCGTCAACCGTCGACAGCGTGACGGTGACCGCCACTCCGGAAAACAGCAATGCCGGTATCACTATCGCGGGGACCGTGACCCGAAGTCTTTCCGTGAACCTCAATCCTCCAGGATCGAGCAAAGACATCACCATTACCCTTACCGATCAGAGCGGAAGTCAAAGCTCCTACGTCATCACGGTGAACCGGGCAGCTCCATTATCGGGCAACAATGAGTTGTCGAACCTGACTGTGTCCTCAGGGAGTTTGACTCCGGGGTTTTCACCGGGCACGCTGAGCTATGTCGTGGATGTGGCAACCGGCGTCACCAGTGTAGATATCGCGGCAACCAAATCCGACCCTAATGCCGTCGTATCCGGAGATCTCCCGAATAGCGGGCAAGCGACCATTCCGCTCGATGGACCAGGAAGCAGCAAGACCGTCTCGATCACCGTGACCGCGCCCAATCAAGTTTCCAGGACCTACCGCATCACGATCAACCGACTCGCGCCCTCGAACAATGCCGATCTATCGGCCTTGTCCGTAAGCGCAGGCATCTTGAATCCTGGATTTGCCGCCGGCACACCGACCTATACGGTCACTGTCCCGGCCGGCATCGACAGCATGACGGTGACGGCGACCAAGTCTGATCCGAATGCGGTGATGTCCGCATCAGGGTCCGTGATCGCGCCGGCAGGAACCTTAACCGGAAGCGTAAGCGGTTCACTCGGCTTGGGAACCACGACCCTCTTCACCATAACCGTGATCGCTCAGGATGGAGTGAGCACCAAGCAATACTCGATCACCGTCTTCAGAGATTTGCGCTGA
- a CDS encoding response regulator transcription factor, with the protein MEKIKVLIADDHRVVREGLAAILKTKEDIHVIGEAQDGAEAVEKARALLPDVILMDVSMPRMGGVEATRQVKREFPHIGIVALTMYEEQQYIFDLVRAGATGYLLKDSESSQIVAAIRAIYRGESLIHPSVASKILAEFSLMAQKKGKKSSWAEHDLTEREITVLRLVADGKTNKEIANNLDLSEKTVKNHVRNIFHKLQVYDRTQAAILAIRKGLIELDPKR; encoded by the coding sequence ATGGAGAAAATTAAGGTGCTGATCGCCGACGATCACCGGGTGGTTCGGGAAGGCTTGGCGGCCATTCTCAAGACCAAAGAGGATATTCATGTCATCGGCGAAGCGCAAGACGGCGCGGAGGCCGTCGAGAAGGCCAGGGCGCTGCTTCCGGATGTGATTCTCATGGATGTGAGCATGCCACGGATGGGAGGCGTCGAGGCTACCAGACAAGTCAAACGTGAGTTTCCCCACATCGGCATCGTGGCGTTGACCATGTACGAAGAACAACAGTACATCTTCGATCTTGTCCGCGCGGGCGCCACAGGCTATCTCTTGAAAGACTCGGAATCGTCGCAAATCGTGGCGGCCATTCGAGCGATCTATCGGGGTGAATCGCTGATACATCCGTCCGTCGCCAGTAAAATCCTGGCGGAATTCTCGTTGATGGCCCAAAAGAAGGGGAAGAAGTCATCCTGGGCCGAGCATGATCTGACGGAGCGGGAGATTACGGTGTTACGATTGGTTGCCGACGGGAAAACTAACAAGGAGATCGCCAACAACCTTGATTTGAGCGAAAAGACGGTCAAGAATCACGTTCGAAACATTTTCCACAAGCTACAAGTCTATGACCGCACACAAGCGGCCATTCTCGCCATCCGTAAAGGCCTGATCGAATTGGATCCGAAACGGTAG
- a CDS encoding sensor histidine kinase, whose amino-acid sequence MKKPPPQRVPRNTPTSGATNVAIIGAGRGGTALMEIFANDPLVRIVGVAELDPNAPGVELARRLRIPITPDYRQLLAMERVDLIIDVSGDAGVGTFLQDFHRMGVTVIGGASAKFMWELIGARIRATAEIEKTLNKYQSLYRLYVKETGAAVTEERTRIACEIHDGFVQSLAGVNFKLDLCQQLIRKNPRASLATIKESKAQLKLAIQEARQVIFNLRPLHYDKMELIPALTNYFKSYQLQTHIATKFSVTGDEQILFPRTKIFLFRIIQEALSNVQKHARADRVSIKLDMDMDLLRVTIADNGIGFDQEAVLRDPEKWDHFGIKGILERARLVGGEGRVQSKPGKGTKIIVEVPLGHREERGNGEN is encoded by the coding sequence ATGAAGAAGCCTCCCCCTCAGCGCGTTCCACGGAACACGCCGACCTCCGGGGCGACAAACGTCGCCATTATCGGCGCCGGTCGCGGAGGGACCGCATTGATGGAGATCTTTGCGAACGATCCCCTCGTGCGGATTGTCGGCGTCGCGGAGCTCGATCCGAACGCTCCAGGAGTAGAGTTGGCTCGCCGGCTCAGAATCCCGATCACGCCCGACTATCGGCAGCTGCTCGCGATGGAGCGCGTCGATTTGATCATCGATGTGTCGGGTGATGCGGGGGTTGGAACGTTCCTGCAAGATTTTCATCGAATGGGTGTCACCGTGATCGGCGGCGCCAGCGCGAAATTCATGTGGGAACTGATCGGAGCCCGTATTCGCGCGACGGCGGAAATCGAGAAGACGTTGAACAAATATCAATCCCTGTATCGGTTGTACGTGAAAGAGACCGGGGCGGCGGTGACGGAGGAGCGGACGAGAATCGCCTGCGAGATCCACGACGGATTCGTGCAGAGTTTGGCGGGTGTGAACTTCAAACTGGATCTCTGCCAGCAACTCATCCGGAAAAACCCGCGGGCCAGTTTAGCCACCATCAAGGAGAGCAAGGCTCAACTGAAATTGGCCATCCAGGAAGCCCGCCAAGTGATCTTCAACCTGCGTCCCCTGCACTACGACAAGATGGAATTGATTCCCGCGCTGACGAATTATTTCAAGTCGTATCAGCTCCAGACCCATATCGCCACGAAGTTTTCCGTGACGGGAGATGAACAGATTCTCTTCCCGCGGACGAAGATCTTTCTCTTTCGCATCATCCAGGAGGCCTTGAGCAACGTGCAAAAGCATGCGCGGGCCGATCGAGTCTCGATCAAGCTGGACATGGATATGGATCTGTTGCGGGTCACCATCGCCGACAATGGAATCGGATTCGATCAGGAGGCCGTGCTGCGCGACCCGGAAAAGTGGGATCATTTCGGCATCAAGGGCATCTTGGAACGAGCTCGATTGGTGGGAGGAGAGGGACGCGTTCAATCGAAACCGGGCAAGGGCACGAAAATCATCGTCGAGGTGCCGCTGGGGCATCGGGAAGAGAGGGGCAATGGAGAAAATTAA
- the nrdR gene encoding transcriptional regulator NrdR produces MKCPFCDELEDKVVDSRMAKEGEVIRRRRECLGCKRRYTTYERVEEILPVVAKKDGRRESFDRNKILVGLKKACEKRPISIGTIEAVTDRIEKRIQEMGETEIESRVVGEEVMKELHQLDQVAYVRFASVYREFKDIDQFMDELQTLAQHRRES; encoded by the coding sequence GTGAAATGTCCGTTCTGCGATGAACTCGAAGACAAGGTGGTCGATTCCCGCATGGCCAAGGAAGGCGAGGTCATCCGCCGACGTCGTGAATGCCTTGGTTGTAAACGCCGCTATACCACCTACGAGCGAGTCGAGGAAATACTGCCGGTCGTGGCGAAGAAGGACGGCCGCCGGGAGTCGTTTGATCGGAACAAGATTCTCGTCGGGTTGAAAAAGGCCTGTGAAAAGCGGCCGATCAGTATCGGCACCATTGAGGCCGTCACCGATCGGATAGAAAAACGGATTCAGGAGATGGGCGAGACTGAAATTGAAAGCCGGGTCGTCGGTGAAGAGGTTATGAAAGAGTTGCATCAGCTGGATCAGGTCGCCTATGTCCGGTTTGCGTCCGTGTATCGAGAGTTCAAGGACATCGACCAATTTATGGACGAGTTACAAACGCTTGCTCAGCACCGGCGTGAGAGTTAA